The stretch of DNA CGAAGGGCGGACAGATGTTCCCAGTCCGCGGGCGGTAGTGGTTGTTCGATGATCGTCGGCCGGTAGCGTGCCAGGGCGCGGATACGCTGGGGGGCGGTGGCGGGAGTCCAGGCCTGGTTAGCGTCGAGGAACAGAGGGCCGTCGAAACGGCTGCGGATATAGTCGAGGGTGTCTTCGTCGGTGTCGGTGCCCACCTTGATTTTGAGCGCGTCGAACCCGGCGGCGAGGGCCTCATCCACCTTGATGCGGGTCAGTTCCGGGTCGGCGACGCCGATCGTGAAGGTGGTTTGTTTGCGGGCGGGTGCGAGCCCGAGCAGCCGCCAGACGGGGACGCCGAGTTTCCGGCCGCACCAGTCGTGCAAGGCGGCGTCGAGTCCGTCGATCATGGCACGCTGATCGTCGAAGCGCGCCAGTAAACGGGTGAGGATGGGCTCGATGCAGTACGGATCATCCCCCAGCAGTTCCTCGCGGGCGATGGCGGCCAGGGCCTGTTCACTGGCCGCGAGGGTTTGCCCATAGAGAGCGGAAGGTACGATCTCACCCTGGCCGGTGACGCCGTCGTGGGTGAGGCAGACGACGAGGTTTTCCTTGACCTCGGTCGCCCAGCCGGAGGTGGCGAAGCGGTGACGGGGGCGGACGGTGAGACGTTGCCAGGTGAGTTTCATGTGGGCCACCGCAGGTTGTCGCTCTCGGCGCCTTCAGCGAGCACGTCAGCAAGCAGCGAGATGCTGACGACCGCGGTACGTTCGACGAAAACCTGCCGGCGATTTTTGGGGCGCAGGCCGTCGGCTTCGAGCAGCGAGGCATCGTTGACGTACTTTTCCTTGGTGCTGTGCCCTTCGTCGCGGTCGTGGACGTCGGCCTCGCGCAGCCAGTAGCCGCGGTCGTCGAGGGCCGCAAGGTGGCCGATGTAGACCAGGGGGCTGGCGGTATCGAGCACCACGCAGTGGCCGACGAACGCAGAAAGTGAGGGCATTTCCACCTGCTGGCTCCTGGCTACAATGCCGGACGGCGCCACAGTCCCGTGCGGATTGTAAGGGCCTGGGCGGAGCGCCACCAAGCCCGGCACAGCCCCCGGATTTCCTGCGCGTTATGGCCACCCTTCGCGATGAAGCCATCGTGCTCCGGCTCACGGAGTATTCGGAGTCCTCGCAGATCGCGACGCTGTTCGCGGCCGAGGCCGGGCAGCTCCGTCTGATTGCGAAAGGTGTGCGGCGCAGTACGAGGCAGCGTTTTGCGCCGGGGCTGGATCTGCTGGAATGCGGGGGGGTGCAGTATGTTCCGGCGCGTGGGGATGCGCAATTGGGTACGCTCACTGAATGGCGCCAGCGGGAAGCGTTCGGCGGCGTGCGGCGAGCGCTACTGCGGCTGTACGGGGCGCTGTACGCGACCGAGCTGGTCGCGGGGCTGACCGAACCGGGCGACCCAGCGCCGGAG from Phycisphaerales bacterium encodes:
- a CDS encoding dipeptide epimerase; translation: MKLTWQRLTVRPRHRFATSGWATEVKENLVVCLTHDGVTGQGEIVPSALYGQTLAASEQALAAIAREELLGDDPYCIEPILTRLLARFDDQRAMIDGLDAALHDWCGRKLGVPVWRLLGLAPARKQTTFTIGVADPELTRIKVDEALAAGFDALKIKVGTDTDEDTLDYIRSRFDGPLFLDANQAWTPATAPQRIRALARYRPTIIEQPLPPADWEHLSALRTLGVAPIFADESCERPADVVRLRDSVDGVNIKFTKCGGIREALRMIALARGFGLQTMLGCFVCSSLAIAPALSIATLVDYADLDGALLLADDPYTGITRTRGVIALGDAPGLGVSARP